In Microbacterium binotii, one DNA window encodes the following:
- a CDS encoding succinate dehydrogenase hydrophobic membrane anchor subunit, translating into MSATIADPRSPFSAPRRKGPNLEKWGWVYMRASGLVLVVLIFGHLFVNLMTGDGIHQIDFAFVAGKLSSPFWQWWDVAMLWLALIHGGNGMRTIVNDYVTHATTRRVLVWAIWIVSGFLILLGTLVVFTFDPCLGVTSDSVMWEVCQ; encoded by the coding sequence ATGAGCGCGACGATCGCCGATCCCCGCAGCCCTTTCTCCGCCCCGCGGCGCAAGGGCCCCAACCTCGAGAAGTGGGGCTGGGTGTACATGCGCGCCTCGGGCCTGGTGCTCGTGGTGCTGATCTTCGGACACCTCTTCGTCAACCTCATGACGGGCGACGGCATCCACCAGATCGACTTCGCCTTCGTCGCCGGCAAGCTCTCCTCGCCGTTCTGGCAGTGGTGGGATGTCGCGATGCTCTGGCTCGCCCTCATCCACGGCGGCAACGGCATGCGCACGATCGTCAACGACTACGTCACGCACGCCACCACCCGGCGCGTTCTCGTCTGGGCGATCTGGATCGTGTCGGGCTTCCTGATCCTGCTCGGCACGCTCGTCGTCTTCACCTTCGACCCCTGCCTCGGCGTGACCAGCGACAGCGTGATGTGGGAGGTGTGCCAGTAG
- the sdhA gene encoding succinate dehydrogenase flavoprotein subunit, with protein MSTHSTADTVVKDGVYYHQFDIVIVGAGGAGMRAAIEAGPGAKTAVISKLYPTRSHTGAAQGGMAAALANVEEDSWEWHTFDTIKGGDYLVDQDAAEILAKEAIDAVIDLENMGLPFNRTPDGKIDQRRFGGHTADHGKSPVRRACYAADRTGHMILQTLFQNCVKLGINFFNEFYVLDLVTVEDGGTTKVAGVVAYELATGDLHVFQSKAVVFATGGFGKIFKTTSNAHTLTGDGVGIVWRKGLPLEDMEFFQFHPTGLAGLGILLTEGARGEGAILRNASGERFMERYAPTIKDLAPRDIVSRCMVQEVEEGRGAGPHKDYVLLDCTHLGAEVLETKLPDITEFARTYLGVDPVVEPVPVMPTAHYAMGGIPTNIEAEVLSDNDTVVPGLYAAGECACVSVHGSNRLGTNSLLDINVFGKRAGRNAVKYVQSGAEFVPLPDDPAREVREMIEGLRNNPGTERIAVLRKTLQDEMDRKAQVFRTDQSLGEVMLVIAELRERYKNIHVDDKGKRYNTDLLEAVELGFLLDIAEVVAVAARNRKESRGGHMRDDYPTRDDENYMKHTMSYLSGDAHSSHPEDHIRLDWKPVVFTKNEAGELRYPPLERKY; from the coding sequence GTGAGCACTCACTCCACCGCGGACACCGTCGTCAAGGACGGTGTCTACTACCACCAGTTCGACATCGTGATCGTCGGCGCCGGCGGCGCCGGGATGCGTGCGGCGATCGAGGCCGGCCCCGGCGCGAAGACCGCCGTCATCTCCAAGCTCTACCCGACCCGCTCGCACACGGGCGCCGCGCAGGGCGGTATGGCCGCGGCTCTGGCCAACGTCGAAGAGGACTCGTGGGAGTGGCACACCTTCGACACGATCAAGGGCGGCGACTACCTCGTCGACCAGGATGCGGCGGAGATCCTCGCCAAGGAGGCCATCGACGCGGTCATCGACCTCGAGAACATGGGCCTGCCCTTCAACCGCACCCCCGACGGCAAGATCGACCAGCGTCGATTCGGGGGCCACACCGCCGATCACGGCAAGAGCCCGGTCCGCCGCGCGTGTTACGCCGCTGACCGCACCGGCCACATGATCCTGCAGACGCTGTTCCAGAACTGCGTCAAGCTCGGGATCAACTTCTTCAACGAGTTCTACGTGCTCGATCTGGTCACGGTCGAAGACGGCGGCACCACCAAGGTCGCCGGCGTCGTCGCGTACGAGCTGGCCACCGGCGATCTGCACGTGTTCCAGTCGAAGGCCGTGGTGTTCGCCACCGGCGGCTTCGGCAAGATCTTCAAGACCACCTCCAACGCGCACACGCTCACCGGTGACGGCGTCGGCATCGTCTGGCGCAAGGGGCTCCCGCTCGAGGACATGGAGTTCTTCCAGTTCCATCCGACCGGCCTCGCCGGTCTCGGCATCCTTCTCACCGAGGGAGCACGAGGTGAGGGCGCCATCCTGCGCAACGCCTCGGGCGAGCGCTTCATGGAGCGCTACGCGCCGACCATCAAAGACCTCGCGCCGCGCGACATCGTCAGCCGGTGCATGGTGCAGGAGGTCGAGGAGGGTCGCGGCGCCGGGCCTCACAAGGACTACGTGCTCCTGGACTGCACCCACCTGGGCGCCGAGGTGCTCGAGACCAAGCTCCCCGACATCACCGAGTTCGCCCGCACCTACCTCGGTGTCGACCCTGTGGTCGAGCCCGTGCCGGTGATGCCGACGGCGCACTACGCGATGGGCGGCATCCCGACCAACATCGAGGCCGAGGTGCTCAGCGACAACGACACCGTCGTTCCCGGCCTCTATGCCGCGGGCGAGTGCGCGTGCGTCTCGGTGCACGGCTCCAACCGCCTCGGCACCAACTCCCTGCTCGACATCAACGTGTTCGGCAAGCGCGCCGGGCGCAACGCGGTGAAGTACGTCCAGAGCGGCGCGGAGTTCGTGCCGCTGCCTGACGACCCGGCCCGCGAGGTGCGCGAGATGATCGAGGGGCTGCGCAACAACCCCGGCACCGAGCGCATCGCCGTGCTGCGCAAGACGCTGCAGGACGAGATGGACCGCAAGGCCCAGGTGTTCCGCACCGACCAGTCCCTCGGCGAGGTCATGCTCGTCATCGCCGAGCTGCGCGAGCGGTACAAGAACATCCACGTCGACGACAAGGGCAAGCGGTACAACACCGATCTGCTCGAAGCCGTCGAGCTCGGCTTCCTCCTCGACATCGCCGAGGTCGTCGCCGTCGCCGCGCGCAACCGCAAGGAGAGCCGCGGCGGCCACATGCGCGACGACTACCCGACGCGCGACGACGAGAACTACATGAAGCACACGATGTCCTACCTGTCGGGCGATGCGCACTCCTCCCACCCGGAGGACCACATCCGTCTCGACTGGAAGCCGGTCGTCTTCACCAAGAACGAGGCCGGGGAACTGCGCTACCCGCCGCTGGAGAGGAAGTACTGA
- a CDS encoding succinate dehydrogenase iron-sulfur subunit, with translation MAATAIAETTTEAPEVQETNDSGIQAFLVTFIVRRFNPELDEEPRWVDYDVEVYSTDRVLDALHKIKWEVDGSLAFRRSCAHGICGSDAMRINGRNRLACKTLIKDLDISKPIYVEAIKGLPLEKDLIVDMEPFFASYREVQPFLIANSTPEKGKERVQSIVDRERFDDTTKCILCAACTSSCPVFWTDGQYFGPAAIVNAHRFIFDSRDDAGDVRLDILNDKEGVWRCRTTFNCTEACPRGIQVTKAIAEVKQAVLRG, from the coding sequence ATGGCCGCCACCGCCATCGCCGAGACCACCACCGAGGCCCCCGAGGTGCAGGAGACCAACGACTCCGGCATCCAGGCGTTCCTGGTCACCTTCATCGTGCGCCGGTTCAACCCGGAGCTGGACGAGGAGCCGCGCTGGGTCGACTACGACGTGGAGGTGTACTCCACCGACCGCGTGCTCGACGCCCTGCACAAGATCAAGTGGGAGGTCGACGGTTCGCTCGCTTTCCGCCGCTCGTGTGCCCACGGCATCTGCGGCTCGGACGCCATGCGCATCAACGGCCGCAACCGCCTCGCCTGCAAGACGCTGATCAAGGACCTCGACATCTCGAAGCCGATCTACGTCGAGGCGATCAAGGGTCTGCCGCTGGAGAAGGACCTCATCGTCGACATGGAGCCCTTCTTCGCGTCCTACCGCGAAGTGCAGCCGTTCCTCATCGCGAACTCCACGCCCGAGAAGGGCAAGGAGCGCGTGCAGTCGATCGTCGACCGCGAGCGCTTCGACGACACCACGAAGTGCATCCTCTGCGCGGCGTGCACCTCCTCGTGCCCCGTGTTCTGGACCGACGGCCAGTACTTCGGCCCCGCCGCGATCGTGAACGCGCACCGTTTCATCTTCGACTCGCGCGACGACGCCGGCGACGTGCGTCTGGACATCCTCAACGACAAGGAGGGCGTGTGGCGCTGCCGCACCACCTTCAACTGCACCGAGGCATGCCCGCGCGGCATCCAGGTGACCAAGGCGATCGCCGAGGTCAAGCAGGCGGTCCTGCGCGGCTGA
- a CDS encoding YihY/virulence factor BrkB family protein translates to MRRAAENDADVRFVLPQDESSLRERWDSAQANLRERLDEPIEKATALTRRTLAWFPIRVWRHFLQHNGFLLAAGVSYQSLFAIFAGIYLAAAAVGLWLGGDDAAVHQLIDIVNSYIPALISENGLVKPSQVEAVASQSSGGLLPVTGAIALVVVIWTAIGFITYTRRAVRDTFGLPFDSRSYLVLKARDLLAAALFGIALLAGWVLVQITTWALDLLASILQWQPDSSWSTILARALSLVVAFLVNAVALALLFRFLTGTSLRWRRIWPGSILGGAALALLQVGAGLLLRYTPSNPLIATFAIFIGFLLWFRITGIVILVAAAWIAVSTSDRDLPLVELSDAERERLERRALRIAAHVRLREAKKALASAPWWRRPRLARAVKQARRDVAALGRDETDTAARLRDLLD, encoded by the coding sequence GTGAGGCGAGCTGCGGAGAACGACGCCGACGTGCGATTCGTGCTGCCTCAAGACGAGAGCTCCCTGCGGGAGCGGTGGGATTCGGCGCAGGCGAACCTGCGCGAACGTCTGGATGAACCGATCGAGAAGGCAACGGCGCTGACCCGTCGCACCCTCGCCTGGTTCCCCATCCGCGTCTGGCGGCACTTCCTCCAGCACAACGGGTTCCTGCTGGCCGCGGGCGTCAGCTACCAGTCGCTGTTCGCGATCTTCGCCGGCATCTATCTCGCTGCCGCTGCGGTCGGGCTCTGGTTGGGCGGCGACGACGCGGCGGTGCACCAGCTGATCGACATCGTCAACAGCTACATCCCCGCCCTCATCAGCGAGAACGGTCTCGTCAAGCCGAGCCAGGTGGAGGCCGTCGCCTCGCAGAGCAGCGGCGGCCTGCTGCCGGTGACCGGAGCCATTGCACTCGTGGTGGTCATCTGGACGGCCATCGGGTTCATCACCTACACCCGCCGCGCGGTGCGCGACACGTTCGGCCTGCCCTTCGACTCCCGCAGCTACCTGGTGCTCAAGGCCCGCGATCTCCTGGCGGCCGCACTGTTCGGCATCGCACTGCTGGCCGGCTGGGTGCTCGTGCAGATCACGACGTGGGCACTGGATCTGCTGGCGAGCATCCTCCAGTGGCAGCCGGACTCCTCGTGGTCGACGATCCTCGCGCGGGCGCTCAGCCTCGTGGTCGCGTTCCTCGTCAACGCCGTCGCGCTCGCCCTGCTCTTCCGTTTCCTGACCGGCACGTCGCTGCGCTGGCGGCGGATCTGGCCCGGGTCGATCCTCGGCGGCGCGGCACTCGCCCTGCTGCAGGTGGGCGCGGGGCTCCTCCTGCGCTACACGCCGAGCAACCCGCTCATCGCGACCTTCGCCATCTTCATCGGCTTCCTCCTGTGGTTCCGCATCACCGGCATCGTGATCCTCGTGGCGGCGGCGTGGATCGCGGTCTCCACCTCCGACCGCGACCTGCCGCTGGTCGAGCTCAGCGACGCCGAGCGGGAACGGCTCGAACGGCGCGCGCTGCGTATCGCCGCCCACGTGCGTCTGCGCGAGGCGAAGAAGGCCCTCGCCTCGGCGCCGTGGTGGCGCAGGCCACGTCTGGCGCGTGCCGTGAAACAGGCCCGACGGGATGTGGCGGCGCTCGGCCGCGACGAGACCGACACCGCCGCCCGCCTGCGCGACCTGCTCGACTGA
- a CDS encoding exodeoxyribonuclease III: MSRTLRIASVNVNGIRAAVRNGMAGWLDSAGVDVLTLQEVRAELTHLESALPGWELVHDESLSKGRSGVAVASRIPITASRIELGDEGVDSRGRWIEADVEVDGEQLTVVSAYVHSGEDGTPRQDAKYGFLDAMSVRLGELAQDDALALVTGDLNVGHRPLDIKNWRGNQKKAGFLPRERSYFDRFFGDAGALVTGVDGVEGIGLGWVDVGRRFAGEVDGPYTWWSNRGQAFDNDTGWRIDYHMATPALATRVADYRVARAASYAERWSDHAPVVADYRLGV; this comes from the coding sequence GTGTCACGAACCCTCCGCATCGCCTCTGTCAACGTCAATGGAATCCGCGCCGCGGTCAGAAACGGCATGGCCGGCTGGCTCGACAGTGCGGGGGTCGATGTCCTGACGCTCCAGGAGGTGCGCGCCGAGCTCACCCACCTCGAGAGCGCGCTGCCGGGCTGGGAGCTCGTGCACGACGAGTCGCTGAGCAAGGGGCGCTCCGGGGTGGCGGTGGCCAGCCGCATCCCGATCACCGCATCCCGCATCGAGCTCGGTGACGAGGGCGTCGACTCGCGCGGCCGCTGGATCGAGGCCGACGTCGAGGTCGACGGCGAGCAGCTCACGGTTGTCAGCGCCTACGTGCACTCCGGCGAAGACGGCACGCCCCGCCAGGACGCGAAGTACGGATTCCTCGACGCGATGAGTGTCCGTCTCGGCGAGCTGGCGCAGGACGATGCGCTGGCGCTGGTGACCGGCGATCTCAACGTCGGGCACCGCCCGCTCGACATCAAGAACTGGCGCGGCAATCAGAAGAAGGCGGGATTCCTCCCCCGCGAGCGCTCGTACTTCGACCGCTTCTTCGGCGATGCCGGGGCTCTCGTGACAGGCGTCGACGGAGTCGAAGGCATCGGGCTCGGCTGGGTGGATGTCGGGCGCCGTTTCGCCGGTGAGGTCGACGGCCCGTACACGTGGTGGTCCAACCGCGGACAGGCGTTCGACAACGACACGGGCTGGCGCATCGACTACCACATGGCCACTCCCGCCCTCGCGACGCGCGTCGCCGACTACCGGGTCGCGCGGGCCGCATCCTATGCCGAACGGTGGAGCGACCACGCGCCCGTGGTGGCCGACTACCGTCTGGGCGTCTGA
- the trpS gene encoding tryptophan--tRNA ligase — protein MSKARLYSGMQPSADSLQIGNYIGALLQWRDLQESYDAFFSVVDLHALTQPNDPAELRAKTRRTAAQYIAAGIEPSKSALYVQSHVPAHAELAWVLSTITGFGEAGRMTQFKDKSQRYGSDATNVGLFTYPVLMAADILLYQTNVVPVGDDQKQHVELTRDLAERFNARYGETFTVPTPVIRQDTARIYDLQNPTSKMSKSAESDAGVLWLLDDPAVNAKKIMRAVTDSEGVVRYDRETKPGVSNLLVIFAALTGRQIPSIEDEFAGRGYGDFKKALAEVVVSEFGPVRERALAMLDDPAELDRALAVNAQKASAVAEQTLGDVYDRIGLLRRS, from the coding sequence GTGAGCAAAGCGCGCCTGTACTCCGGAATGCAGCCTTCGGCCGACTCCCTCCAGATCGGCAACTACATCGGGGCCCTGCTGCAGTGGCGCGACCTGCAGGAGTCCTACGACGCGTTCTTCTCCGTCGTCGACCTCCATGCGCTCACGCAGCCGAACGACCCGGCAGAGCTCCGTGCGAAGACCCGGCGCACCGCCGCCCAGTACATCGCCGCCGGTATCGAGCCGTCGAAGTCGGCGCTGTACGTGCAGTCGCACGTTCCCGCGCACGCCGAGCTGGCATGGGTCCTGTCGACGATCACCGGCTTCGGTGAGGCGGGGCGCATGACGCAGTTCAAGGACAAGTCGCAGCGGTACGGCAGCGACGCGACCAACGTGGGCCTTTTCACCTACCCCGTGCTGATGGCGGCCGACATCCTGCTGTACCAGACCAACGTGGTGCCCGTCGGCGACGACCAGAAGCAGCACGTCGAGCTGACCCGCGACCTGGCCGAGCGCTTCAACGCGCGGTACGGCGAGACCTTCACCGTGCCGACCCCCGTGATCCGACAGGACACGGCCCGCATCTACGACCTGCAGAATCCGACCTCGAAGATGTCGAAGTCGGCGGAGTCCGACGCGGGTGTGCTGTGGCTGCTCGACGACCCGGCGGTCAACGCGAAGAAGATCATGCGCGCGGTGACCGACTCCGAAGGCGTCGTGCGGTACGACCGCGAGACCAAGCCCGGCGTGTCGAACCTGCTCGTGATCTTCGCCGCCCTCACGGGCCGGCAGATCCCCTCGATCGAGGACGAGTTCGCGGGCCGCGGCTACGGCGACTTCAAGAAGGCGCTGGCGGAGGTCGTCGTGTCGGAGTTCGGCCCGGTGCGCGAGCGCGCCCTGGCCATGCTCGACGACCCCGCCGAACTCGACCGCGCCCTGGCCGTCAATGCGCAGAAGGCCTCGGCCGTCGCTGAGCAGACCCTCGGCGACGTCTACGACCGCATCGGCCTCCTCCGCCGCAGCTGA
- a CDS encoding FadR/GntR family transcriptional regulator: protein MTDQRTPEWAPVQRSRAHELVIQAIEDQIMSGSLQVDDPLPSERELAARLGVSRAGVREAVRVLEGQGVLRAQVGAGADAGTFVAALPDAALTRFLRLHAALANYPYPDVIEARIVLERSSAELAARNADAEAIAAIRTALDAGAVAGLGPAEYNDTDTAFHVAIAQAGGNRLVASMTVAIRESLSSRILDALRDYRDWEGLAAILHTQHVELLDAIERHDGAAAADLAERHIRFAVDALAGG from the coding sequence GTGACAGATCAGCGCACCCCGGAATGGGCACCCGTGCAGCGCAGTCGCGCGCACGAACTCGTCATCCAGGCCATCGAGGACCAGATCATGTCGGGGTCGCTGCAGGTCGATGACCCGCTCCCCTCGGAGCGCGAGCTCGCCGCACGTCTGGGCGTGAGCCGCGCGGGCGTCCGCGAGGCCGTGCGCGTCCTCGAGGGGCAGGGCGTTCTGCGCGCCCAGGTCGGTGCGGGCGCAGACGCGGGCACGTTCGTGGCTGCGCTGCCGGACGCCGCGCTGACCCGATTCCTTCGGCTGCACGCCGCTCTCGCGAACTACCCCTATCCCGACGTCATCGAGGCACGCATCGTGCTCGAACGATCGAGCGCCGAACTCGCCGCGCGGAACGCGGATGCCGAGGCCATCGCCGCGATCCGCACGGCGCTCGACGCGGGCGCCGTCGCCGGGCTCGGCCCTGCGGAGTACAACGACACCGACACGGCCTTCCACGTCGCGATCGCACAGGCCGGCGGTAACAGGCTCGTCGCCTCGATGACCGTGGCGATCCGGGAGTCGCTGAGCAGCCGCATCCTCGATGCCCTCCGGGACTACCGGGACTGGGAGGGACTGGCCGCGATCCTGCACACGCAGCACGTCGAGCTGCTCGACGCCATCGAGCGGCACGACGGTGCCGCCGCCGCCGACCTCGCAGAGCGCCACATCCGCTTCGCCGTCGACGCCCTCGCCGGCGGCTGA
- a CDS encoding alpha-hydroxy acid oxidase — translation MSPVSRQLPDPRELLELMQFKTPDLNAKRRRLSAALTIDDLRRIAKRRTPKAAFDYTDGAADAEISLQRARQAFRDIEFHPSILRDVSRVDTSTMIFGGPSALPFGIAPTGFTRLMQTEGEYAGAAAAGAAGIPFTLSTLGTTSIENVKATNPNGRNWFQLYVMRDRDISYGLVERAAKAGFDTLFFTVDTPVAGARLRDKRNGFSIPPQLSIGTIVNAIPRPWWWFDFLTTPKLEFASLTTTGGTVGELLNNAMDPSISFEDLDIIRSLWPGKIVIKGVQNVPDARKLVDLGVDGLVLSNHGGRQLDRAPIPFHLLPDVVREVGRDTEIAIDTGIMDGADIVASIAMGAKFTLIGRAYLYGLMAGGRAGVDRAIAILAEQVERTMKLLQVSELAELTPAHVTQLQRLAPRATSDVRV, via the coding sequence ATGAGTCCCGTCAGCCGACAGCTCCCCGATCCGCGCGAACTGCTCGAGCTCATGCAGTTCAAGACACCCGATCTGAACGCCAAGCGTCGCCGCCTCTCCGCAGCGCTGACGATCGACGACCTGCGCCGCATCGCGAAGCGCCGCACCCCGAAGGCCGCCTTCGACTACACCGACGGTGCGGCGGATGCCGAGATCTCGCTGCAGAGGGCTCGCCAGGCGTTCCGCGACATCGAGTTCCACCCCTCGATCCTGCGCGACGTGTCGCGGGTCGACACCAGCACGATGATCTTCGGCGGTCCCTCCGCGCTCCCGTTCGGCATCGCACCGACCGGCTTCACGCGCCTCATGCAGACCGAGGGCGAATACGCCGGCGCCGCTGCCGCCGGTGCCGCCGGCATCCCCTTCACCCTCTCGACGCTCGGAACGACCTCGATCGAGAACGTGAAGGCCACCAACCCGAACGGCCGCAACTGGTTCCAGCTCTACGTCATGCGCGACCGGGACATCTCCTATGGCCTCGTCGAACGGGCGGCCAAGGCGGGCTTCGACACCCTGTTCTTCACCGTCGACACCCCCGTCGCGGGTGCGCGTCTGCGCGACAAGCGCAACGGGTTCTCCATCCCGCCGCAGCTGAGCATCGGCACGATCGTCAATGCGATCCCCCGCCCCTGGTGGTGGTTCGACTTCCTCACCACGCCCAAGCTCGAGTTCGCGTCGCTGACCACCACGGGCGGCACCGTCGGCGAACTGCTCAACAACGCGATGGACCCGTCCATCTCCTTCGAGGACCTCGACATCATCCGTTCGCTCTGGCCCGGGAAGATCGTCATCAAGGGCGTGCAGAACGTCCCGGATGCGCGCAAACTCGTCGATCTGGGCGTCGACGGCCTCGTTCTGTCCAACCACGGCGGGCGCCAGCTCGACCGCGCCCCGATTCCCTTCCATCTGCTGCCTGACGTCGTGCGCGAGGTCGGACGGGACACCGAGATCGCGATCGACACGGGCATCATGGACGGCGCCGACATCGTCGCCTCGATTGCGATGGGGGCGAAGTTCACCCTCATCGGCCGCGCGTACCTCTACGGCCTCATGGCCGGCGGGCGGGCGGGCGTCGACCGGGCGATCGCCATCCTCGCCGAACAGGTCGAGCGCACGATGAAGCTGCTCCAGGTGAGCGAGCTCGCCGAGCTGACACCGGCTCACGTGACCCAGTTGCAGCGTCTCGCACCGCGCGCGACAAGCGACGTAAGGGTCTGA
- a CDS encoding GNAT family N-acetyltransferase: MLPVTLRTARLELSVPTASDAPAIYDACQDPAIGHFTTVPSPYLRAYADEFVAQTAERWDDFSDATWAIRRDGALSGMIGLHHLQETGSAELGFWVAAEARGQGIVREASEAVIDWGFSTDALALERLEWRAAVGNTASARAARALGFRFEGTLRRALRNGHGERSDGWIASLLATDDRTPQEWPIAL, from the coding sequence ATGCTGCCCGTCACCCTTCGCACCGCGCGGCTCGAGCTGTCGGTGCCGACCGCATCCGACGCTCCGGCCATCTACGACGCGTGCCAGGATCCTGCCATCGGGCACTTCACGACCGTCCCCTCGCCGTACCTGCGCGCGTACGCCGACGAGTTCGTGGCGCAGACGGCCGAGCGCTGGGACGACTTTTCGGACGCCACGTGGGCCATCCGTCGCGACGGCGCACTGTCGGGGATGATCGGCCTGCACCATCTGCAGGAGACCGGATCGGCGGAGCTCGGTTTCTGGGTGGCGGCCGAGGCGCGCGGTCAGGGCATCGTGCGGGAGGCGTCGGAGGCCGTCATCGACTGGGGCTTCTCGACCGACGCGCTCGCGCTCGAGCGTCTGGAGTGGCGCGCCGCCGTGGGGAACACGGCATCCGCTCGGGCGGCTCGGGCACTGGGCTTCCGGTTCGAGGGGACTCTGCGCCGAGCTCTGCGCAACGGCCACGGCGAGCGCAGCGACGGCTGGATCGCGAGCCTGCTCGCGACGGATGATCGCACGCCGCAGGAGTGGCCGATAGCCCTCTGA
- a CDS encoding Fpg/Nei family DNA glycosylase gives MPEMPEVQGLVDFLGARLTALEITQARVSAISALKTYDPPIDALVGAHVASVARRGKFVDIATDAGAHLVFHLAKAGWLRWHDTLPTTVIKPGRSPIALRVGFADGSGFDLTEAGTKKSLAVWVVRDPADVPGVARLGPDPLEPAFTRDALAALLAGRRTQIKGVLRDQSIIAGIGNAYSDEILHVARLSPYALAATLDAAEIDTLHTATIDTLRDAVEAASGRPPAELKDAKRRGMRVHGRKGEACPVCGDIVRSVFFADNSLEYCATCQTGGKVLADRRLSRLLK, from the coding sequence ATGCCCGAGATGCCGGAGGTCCAGGGACTCGTCGACTTCCTCGGCGCGCGCCTGACCGCTCTGGAGATCACTCAGGCACGGGTCAGCGCGATCTCGGCGCTGAAGACCTACGACCCGCCGATCGACGCCCTCGTCGGTGCCCACGTCGCATCGGTCGCCCGCCGCGGCAAGTTCGTCGACATCGCGACGGATGCCGGAGCGCACCTCGTGTTCCATCTCGCGAAGGCGGGCTGGCTGCGCTGGCACGACACCCTGCCGACGACAGTGATCAAACCGGGCCGCTCCCCCATCGCACTGCGGGTGGGCTTCGCCGACGGTTCGGGGTTCGATCTGACCGAAGCGGGAACCAAGAAGTCGCTCGCCGTGTGGGTGGTGCGCGACCCCGCTGATGTCCCCGGCGTCGCCCGGCTCGGTCCGGACCCGCTGGAGCCCGCCTTCACGCGCGACGCCCTGGCGGCGCTTCTCGCGGGACGCCGCACGCAGATCAAGGGGGTCCTGCGGGATCAATCGATCATCGCCGGGATCGGCAACGCCTACTCCGACGAGATTCTCCATGTCGCCCGGCTCTCGCCGTACGCGTTGGCAGCCACGCTCGACGCCGCCGAGATCGACACCCTGCACACCGCGACGATCGACACGCTGCGCGATGCGGTCGAGGCCGCATCCGGCAGGCCTCCCGCCGAGCTGAAAGACGCGAAGCGGCGCGGGATGCGGGTGCACGGCCGCAAGGGCGAGGCGTGCCCCGTGTGCGGCGACATCGTGCGGTCGGTGTTCTTCGCCGACAACTCGCTCGAGTACTGCGCCACGTGCCAGACCGGCGGCAAGGTACTGGCGGATCGGCGGCTGTCGCGTCTGCTGAAATGA
- the ribD gene encoding bifunctional diaminohydroxyphosphoribosylaminopyrimidine deaminase/5-amino-6-(5-phosphoribosylamino)uracil reductase RibD yields the protein MPVSETEERAMARALELARRGPVGVNPQVGAVLLSPDGDVIAEGWHHGAGTAHAEVDALSQADPDAVRGATAVVTLEPCNHTGRTGPCALALIEAGVARVVYAMSDPTPTASGGAERLRAAGVETESGVLADEAQELLASWAEAQRLGRPHVTLKWAQSLDGRAAAADGSSQWITGPEAREDVHRRRAGADAIMAGTGTVLADDPALTARTPDGELRPTQPRPVVVGERDIPADAAVRHHPKEPWHLRTRDLHEVLATLHERGIQRVFVEGGPHLQSALLREGLVDELLTYVAPVLLGGDRVALDDLGVADISQARRLQLIETRRLGDDLLLISRPAASAEESASDREGAH from the coding sequence ATGCCGGTGAGCGAGACCGAGGAACGCGCGATGGCGCGAGCGCTGGAGCTTGCCCGGCGAGGCCCCGTCGGCGTGAACCCGCAGGTGGGCGCTGTGCTCCTCTCCCCCGACGGCGACGTGATCGCCGAGGGCTGGCACCACGGCGCCGGAACGGCCCACGCCGAGGTCGACGCGCTGTCTCAGGCGGACCCGGATGCGGTGCGCGGCGCGACCGCCGTGGTCACCCTGGAGCCGTGCAACCACACCGGCCGGACCGGCCCGTGCGCACTCGCGCTCATCGAGGCGGGTGTCGCCCGGGTCGTCTACGCGATGAGCGATCCCACCCCGACCGCATCCGGCGGCGCCGAGCGCTTGCGCGCGGCCGGCGTCGAGACCGAGTCCGGCGTGCTCGCGGACGAGGCGCAGGAACTGCTCGCCTCGTGGGCGGAAGCGCAGCGACTGGGGCGGCCGCACGTCACCCTGAAGTGGGCGCAGAGTCTCGACGGCCGCGCGGCGGCAGCAGACGGCTCCAGCCAGTGGATCACCGGCCCCGAGGCTCGCGAGGACGTGCATCGTCGGCGCGCGGGTGCCGACGCGATCATGGCCGGCACCGGCACCGTCCTCGCGGACGACCCGGCGCTGACCGCACGCACACCCGACGGCGAACTACGGCCGACGCAGCCGCGACCCGTCGTGGTCGGCGAACGCGACATCCCCGCCGACGCCGCCGTGCGCCACCATCCGAAAGAGCCCTGGCATCTGCGCACGCGCGATCTGCACGAGGTCCTGGCCACCCTGCACGAACGCGGTATCCAACGGGTGTTCGTGGAAGGTGGCCCCCACCTGCAGAGCGCTCTGCTGCGGGAGGGCCTCGTGGACGAACTGCTCACCTACGTCGCCCCGGTGCTCCTCGGCGGCGACCGCGTCGCCCTCGACGACCTCGGCGTCGCCGACATCTCCCAGGCGCGCCGCCTGCAGCTGATCGAGACCCGCCGGCTCGGCGACGATCTGCTGCTCATCTCGCGGCCCGCCGCATCCGCAGAAGAATCCGCCTCCGATCGAGAAGGAGCCCACTGA